In the Triticum aestivum cultivar Chinese Spring chromosome 2B, IWGSC CS RefSeq v2.1, whole genome shotgun sequence genome, CGCGCAGGGGAATGTTATGCGTGCGGTGCGTTTTCCATGTGAAAAAGGTCAGGCGAAGACTTTGTCGCTGTGACCGTGAGACTGTAATGATATGCTTTTGATTTTAAGCTGGAGGATGTGCCAGTCGCTAACCGCCGCAGAGAAATGCCGGGAGTGTTTCGGGATAAGACAGGCGATGCTGACGGTCGGAGACATTCTTCTTCTTCCAAGAACACCCGGGCAGCTGCTTGTGCTTGGACTTTTCCCGTAGGCAAGTACTGGACGAGGACTGTCAAAAGTACGGAGCCAGCCGGGACGGCGTATCCATACCGGCCCCTCTTTCATATCCACCAGGAGAAAAAAGAGAACGTAATGATGTGCCATTGATTCTTTTTCGAGGAAAATTCCCTTGATTCTTAGTGATTTGATAAACTAACGCATTTCCCTTGTTTTTCATTGTCTTTGCAAAAATGACGCATTTTTTTCAAAATGCAAACAAAAATTTGCCGCATCCATTAACTAAGAAACAGAGTTGCCCGGTTAATTATTGAAAAACTAGGCGAATCTCTCCCACCGGCCCGGGTACCCTAGCTGCCACCGGCTACCAGCTCCCACAGCAAACTACTCCCCTCGCCGCTGCCAGAGGGCGTTGCCGGGCAAAGCCCTTCCGGCATCGGCGACGGTGCGGTCGTTTGTTCGTCTCCCTCTCGCACCGTTCAAGTGGCGTTGGTAGCTCAACTAGACGGAGGCCCGAGCTCGGTGCGGTGACGTTGTGCTTCGGAGGTGCTAGGTGTCTCAATGGTGGAGGCGCGAGGTCACGGTGCTCGCGGAGGGATGGGCATAAGCGGCTAGAGTGTGGTGGGCTGGCGCGGATATGGCTGCCTAGCCAGTGTGATGACGCTGGGCTGCGGAGGTGATGGGATGGCACAGAGGTGAAGGCGTGCCGGTTCCATGCTCAAACTTTATAAAGTCGTGtttgttggttttgatctgacGGCTTAAACAAGCCAGATTAGATCTATTAGTCTAACAGAAAAAAATAATGAAGGGATAACGATAAGTGAAGGGGTCCACGTACCAACGTACGTGAGCCTCGATCAGAACTAACGCGCCCTGATCTGGGGCTCCCAAAAACCAACTCAGGTTTTGGGTCCCCTGTCGCCAGCGCCATATAAAAGGATACGGGAGAGAGCTGGCCACCTGCGCAATCATAATTCACATACGGTTTTCTCTCCTCCCGATATTCTTACCCCATCCGATCAGGGGGAGCGCTGCAGCGACGGGAAGACctaagccagccgccgccgccgtccccggcCAGTCCCGGTGACGGTCCTGAAGGAATCAGGACGGTGAGGAGAACCTCTGCTTCGACTACATCACCCCTGCATCACGCCTGCACCGAGCAGGCGATCATGTCCACTCCCATGACATGTAAAGAAACTCTAAACCCTTCTTTATTCATGTTGTGAGATGATCTAGATGCAATTAGATTCTTCTAATGGCATCTCATAGATGCATAATTTATCCAACAACGGTATCAGAGCCAATCTTGATTATCAAAACTTTTGGATTCATCAAAAATGTTGTGGACAACTGCATATACGTTAAGTTTAAAGGCAGTAGGTTCACATTTTTAGTCCTATacgttgatgacatattgttggcATGTAGCGATAAGGATACACTGCATGAGACCAagaattttctgtcatccagttttgatatgaaagatcttggtgaagctTCATATGTCCTCGGCATCGAGATTCGCCGAGATTGGTCCAGGGAAACGTTAGGACTATCTCAAAAGGCATACTTTGAGAGAGTACTGAAAAAATTCAATATGTATAAGTGCTCAGCCtcacctgctcctatagttaagggAGATAAGTTTGGGACATTTCAATGTCCAAGGAACTAATATGAAACTGAtcagatgaagtttgttccttatgCTTTAGCTGTCGGAAGCATCATGTATGCTCAAGTGTGTACACGCCCCGATTTATGTTTTGTAACCGGGATGCTTGGCAGATACCGATCAAATCCAGGACCGGACCACTGGAAGGCCGCAAAGAAAGTCTTGCATTATATGCAAGGAACTAAGGATTTCATGCTTACATATAAAAGAACGGATAACCTAGAAATTGTTGGTTATTCAGACTCTGATTTTGCCGGGTGTGTGGATAGTAAGAGATCCACGTCAAGTTATTTATTCACACTCGTGGGAGGAGCtatatcgtggaaaagctccaaacaaacGTTAACTGCTGGATCTACGATGCAAGCAGAATTTGTAGCATGTTATGAGGCCACCGGGCAGGCTGTATGGCTAAAGAATTTTATTTCCGGACTTAAAGTGGTTGACAGCATATCTAAACCAATTTTATTGTACTGTGATAATGAACCCGCAGTTTTTTATACGAGTAACAACATGTCAAGTGGTGTTGGCAAACACATTGACATAAAGTATCGTGTTGTGAAAGATAGAATCCAGGATCAAACAATTGATGTCAAACATATAAGAACGAAtcatatgcttgcggatccgctaacaaaAGGCTTACCACCCAGTATTTTTCGTGAGCATGTTGCCGGCATGGAACTACTGGAAGCCTTATGATTTTGGAATAAGAGGACCATTAAAATAAACCACTCCCCAATTAGCAAAATGTTTTCCATTTCGAAATAGGCGGGTGTGCTATAAGTGTTGAGGTCTATGGCGTTTCAAGCTGTTGTAACACCTCACTTTGGTACATCATTCCTATGTAGAATGGGCGAATGAAGTTAAGCCtaacgatcaagggggagaatgttggttTTGATCTGACGGCTTAAACAAGCCAGATTAGATCTATTAGTCTAACAGAGAAAATTAATGAAGGGGTAACGATAAGTGAAGGGGTCCACGTACCAACATATGTGAGCCTCGATCAGAACtaacgcgccctgatcgggggcgcccaaaaaCCAACTCAGGCTTTGGGTCCCCTGTTGCCAGCGCCATATAAAAGGATACGGGAGAGAGTTGGCCACCTGCATGATCACAATTCACGTACGGTTTTCTCTCCTCCCGATATTCTTACCCCATCCGATCAGGGGGAGCGCTGCAGCGACGAAAAGACctaagccagccgccgccgccgtccccggcCAGTCCCGGTGGCGTCCTGAAGGAATCAGGACGTCGAGGAGAACCTCTGCTTCGACTACATCACCCTTGCATCACGCCTGCACCGAGCAGGCGATCATGTCCACTCCCGTGACATGTAAAGAAACTCTAAACCCTTCTTTGTTCATGTTGTGAGGTGATCTAGATGCAATTAGATTCTGCTAATGGCATCTCATAGATGCATAATTTATCCAACAGTGTTGAGTTTATAAAAATATATAACCTATTATAGTATgaaatatatacatatatttgaCAATGAATATAGTTATACTGATGATATTGTAGGTTTTGATAACTTTTTACTAAAAAATGGTTAGAGTTTATGACCTTTGATTTGAGACAGAAAAAAACTAATATGCCATGTTTTCTGAACTTGAAGGAGTGCAGTTTTCTATCAATATTATAAGTGGATTCTTCACCAAATTCGTAGGCCAAATCATTTGCCGAAACCTCAAAGCCGCCAACAGGATTAGTTAGAGTAGCTAGTAGCTAGTAGTGTCTCAAGAGACCAAAACGAGGACCCAGTTTGATCAAAATACCAAAGGCATGGGTAAACAGTGTTCTGCAGGTTTTTTCTCTCTCGAATAAACAGTGTTCTGCGGGTGAGAGCCCGGATCAGCACTCCGAAGGTGCCTCCTTTGACGATAGCTCCAGGTATTGCATTCTACCGTGGCACGAGCGCTACCcaccccaaaatgaaggaagtagCGTACTTAACTAACCAGATCCTGAATTAGAGGTGCTACACTACATAGATGGTCCTCGTAGACAGTACATCTTCTATATACCGCTGCCTACCACTTGTTGGCTGCCGCTCTATCATTTTCCTTGTTGCCTGCCTCGTGACATGCGTACACTCAAGTGGACCGTGTGTGAAGTGCAGCATGCCGGAGTATATATCTGGTCTTACGTGGCCAGATCTCCGGAGCAACTACCCTCTTTGACTTGTATCGTACGCACGCCTTTTGTTTAGAGTATCGGACATACACAAACTGTTGGATAGTAATGGCCATGACAGCAGAATGGAAGGAAAATTCGCAAAGTCCCGTCATGGGGTACGACGGAGCGACTGCTATCCCGTCTGCACCACGACCACGATCTATATATACCAGCAGCCCGAGGAAGATAAGAAACATAGTCGTATACCTAGCTTGCTTCTGACCACCGCATCTATCAGACTATCACAGCGCCCGAGCCCGATCGAACCTAGCTTTCTAGCAGAGGAGGTCGCCGTCAGGAAGAAAAAAAATTGTGATGGGGAGGTCGCCGTGCTGCTGCCACGACGCCGGCGTGAAGAAGGGGCCATGGACGGAGGAGGAAGACAAGACGCTGGTGGAGCACATCCAGAAGCGCGGCGGGAACGTCGGCAGCTGGCGCGGCCTGCCCAAGGCCGCCGGGCTGAACCGCTGCGGTAAGAGCTGCCGCCTCCGGTGGACCAACTACCTCCGTCCCGACATCAAGCGCGGCAACTTCTCCGACGACGAGGAGCGCCTCATCATCACCCTCCACGCCGGCCTCGGCAACAGGTAACGTACCTAGTCCACGTCCAAATCCAACTACTCCACAAACCACCACTCGCACAACAGCTTAGCCGCCATGCACTGTCAATTTCTTCACCGTTGGCTTTTGCATAGTTGTTAGTCTTGAAGTGACACTGACATGCATGGATAATTTCTTGGTGGACGTTAGGTGGGCGACGATCGCGACGCACCTGGAGGGCCGGACGGACAACGAGATCAAGAACTACTGGAACACGCACATCCGCAAGAAGCTCCTGCGCATGGGGATCGACCCCGCCACGCACCAGCAGCTGCCACCCGACCACCACCTTGACGGCGCCTCCGCCTCGCTCCTGCCCGAGGCACTCCTAtgggcggcggcggccgcgagcaTCGGAGGCCTAGACACCGGCGCACTCAGGCAGGCGCAGCTTCTGCAGCAGCTCCTCCAGACCATAGGCTCCAACAACGACGCAACTAACCTCATCGCCAACCTAGCTGCCGCAAACTCAGTGCTGAACGCAAGCAGCAGCATCGTTCCAAGCCACCTGCTCCAGGACCAACTGAACATGTTGTCTGGGGCGAACTGCATGCAGCCTGCTTACCTCTGCAACACCTCCAATTTTGCAGAGCAAGACGTGGTGCAGAGGCAGCTGATCAATGACATGTCTCCTGGAACGAGCTCCTTTGCAGCAGCTGAACCAGCGGACCATCTCTGCAACACTACTGCTGCATTCGCATCTCATGATGTTGCACCAGCGGTTGACATGCTGCCGGTGCAGGAGTTCGCCGGCTCGATGGAGCCCATGGAACTACAACTACCCAATCTATGCTCCCTGGAGAGCGATTCTTTCTGGAAGGAGCTACTTGATGACGGCTACCGTCTATAGTTTCTTTCTCCAGATCGAAATAGATATGTGTTGTGTATGATAGTTCTGTACATAACCTATAACGTTTGAACTTCATGCAACCAGGCCTGGTACATGCAG is a window encoding:
- the LOC123042001 gene encoding transcription factor MYB41-like; protein product: MGRSPCCCHDAGVKKGPWTEEEDKTLVEHIQKRGGNVGSWRGLPKAAGLNRCGKSCRLRWTNYLRPDIKRGNFSDDEERLIITLHAGLGNRWATIATHLEGRTDNEIKNYWNTHIRKKLLRMGIDPATHQQLPPDHHLDGASASLLPEALLWAAAAASIGGLDTGALRQAQLLQQLLQTIGSNNDATNLIANLAAANSVLNASSSIVPSHLLQDQLNMLSGANCMQPAYLCNTSNFAEQDVVQRQLINDMSPGTSSFAAAEPADHLCNTTAAFASHDVAPAVDMLPVQEFAGSMEPMELQLPNLCSLESDSFWKELLDDGYRL